One Micavibrio aeruginosavorus ARL-13 genomic window carries:
- a CDS encoding chemotaxis protein CheA, with product MDDLINEFLTETNESIGALDNDVVLLEQDPGNMDLLSKIFRIMHTIKGTCGFLGLPRLEKVAHKAEDLLGLFREGKKTATPENISLILEALDRIKDILDGIEKTGNEPEGDDSVLIARLEAAAVVGDDATPIVAAVEPEPMPEPIADDPTAGMESIDDYVPIPASAMGVSKPEAPVEIAAEAPVETPHVLNVQPQAADKAAATGEHGEVRGAAAQTLRVSVDVLEELMTMVSELVLTRNQILQISRMQDDSTLSSSLQRLNHIVSELQEGVMKTRMQPVGNAWAKLPRIIRDISSELGKKIDLDMQGQETELDRQVLEMIKDPLTHMVRNAADHGIENPEQRRAAGKPETGKVKLNSYHEGGHIIIEISDDGRGLPMDKIKSKIVQNGLATEAELANMSTQQIQQYIFHAGFSTAEKITSVSGRGVGMDVVRSNIEQIGGSIEMKSIEGKGSTFTIKIPLTLAIVSALIVGVGEERFAIPQLDVRELVMVNANGPNKIEKVNDSEVFRLRNRILPLVSLRKLMGLPQQEGSVERARHIAVIKVGGFNFGLIVERVFDTEEIVVKPLSSILRQQQVFSGNTILGDGQVIMILDPSGIMKTAGILDNMSKQAEEDAEAEAKENVMETPLLLFRVGSKGLKAVPLKHVTRLEEIELSEIEQAGDQRVIQYYDTLMPVFYAGRAETLPKEGKRPVIVFAAKNGIAGLIVDKIMDITNFRGEFQIKSDGPLAGSAIIEGQAADIINLTYEPETKTASPVIQSINHNGHDADEFGMYQGAAE from the coding sequence ATGGATGACTTAATTAACGAATTCCTGACCGAAACCAACGAAAGCATTGGCGCGTTGGATAATGATGTGGTCCTGCTGGAGCAGGATCCGGGCAATATGGACTTGCTGTCAAAAATCTTCCGTATTATGCACACGATTAAAGGCACATGCGGATTTTTGGGCCTGCCGCGCTTGGAAAAAGTGGCGCACAAGGCAGAGGATCTGCTGGGTCTGTTCCGTGAAGGGAAAAAGACGGCTACGCCAGAAAATATTTCCCTCATTCTGGAAGCGTTGGACCGCATTAAGGACATTCTGGATGGTATCGAAAAAACCGGCAATGAGCCGGAGGGGGATGATAGTGTCCTGATCGCACGTCTGGAAGCCGCCGCCGTTGTTGGTGATGATGCGACTCCCATCGTTGCGGCGGTGGAACCAGAACCCATGCCGGAACCTATCGCGGATGATCCGACGGCGGGGATGGAATCGATTGATGACTATGTCCCCATTCCGGCCAGCGCCATGGGGGTGTCCAAACCGGAAGCGCCAGTTGAAATTGCTGCCGAAGCTCCGGTTGAAACGCCGCATGTGCTGAACGTACAGCCGCAAGCGGCCGATAAAGCCGCGGCCACGGGTGAGCATGGCGAAGTGCGTGGGGCGGCTGCACAGACACTGCGCGTCAGCGTTGACGTGTTGGAAGAATTGATGACGATGGTCAGCGAATTGGTTCTGACCCGAAACCAGATCCTGCAAATTTCGCGAATGCAGGATGACAGCACGTTGTCGTCGTCTCTCCAGCGCCTGAATCATATCGTCTCCGAGTTGCAGGAAGGCGTGATGAAAACGCGGATGCAGCCTGTGGGCAATGCCTGGGCGAAATTACCGCGTATTATTCGCGATATTTCCTCTGAATTGGGCAAGAAAATTGACCTGGATATGCAGGGTCAGGAAACGGAACTGGATCGCCAGGTGCTGGAGATGATCAAGGATCCGTTGACCCACATGGTCCGCAACGCCGCCGATCACGGGATTGAAAACCCGGAACAGCGTCGCGCCGCTGGCAAACCGGAAACCGGTAAGGTCAAGCTGAATTCCTATCATGAAGGTGGCCACATCATCATCGAAATTTCAGATGATGGCCGCGGCCTGCCGATGGATAAAATCAAGAGTAAAATTGTCCAGAACGGGTTGGCGACCGAGGCCGAGCTGGCCAACATGTCGACCCAGCAAATCCAGCAATATATTTTCCATGCCGGATTTTCCACCGCCGAAAAAATTACATCCGTATCCGGACGCGGTGTCGGTATGGATGTGGTGCGATCCAATATTGAGCAGATTGGCGGATCGATCGAGATGAAATCGATCGAGGGGAAAGGGTCGACCTTTACCATTAAAATCCCGCTGACGCTGGCGATTGTTTCGGCCTTGATTGTGGGTGTTGGTGAAGAGCGTTTTGCCATCCCGCAACTGGACGTCCGTGAATTGGTCATGGTCAATGCCAACGGGCCGAACAAAATTGAGAAAGTGAATGACTCGGAAGTGTTCCGCCTGCGCAACCGTATCCTGCCTCTGGTGTCCTTGCGCAAGCTTATGGGCCTGCCGCAGCAGGAAGGTTCGGTGGAGCGCGCGCGTCACATTGCCGTGATCAAGGTTGGTGGATTTAACTTTGGTTTGATTGTTGAGCGTGTGTTCGACACCGAGGAAATCGTGGTCAAGCCGCTCTCCAGTATCTTGCGCCAGCAACAGGTCTTCTCTGGGAATACAATTCTGGGTGATGGTCAGGTGATTATGATTTTGGATCCGTCCGGAATCATGAAAACGGCGGGTATTTTGGACAATATGTCCAAGCAGGCCGAAGAAGATGCCGAGGCCGAAGCCAAAGAAAATGTCATGGAAACACCGCTTCTGCTGTTCCGCGTGGGCAGCAAGGGGTTGAAGGCTGTGCCGCTGAAGCACGTGACGCGCCTGGAGGAAATCGAATTGTCCGAAATCGAGCAGGCGGGCGATCAGCGCGTGATTCAGTATTACGATACGCTGATGCCGGTGTTTTATGCAGGTCGTGCCGAGACGTTGCCGAAGGAAGGCAAGCGTCCGGTTATTGTGTTTGCCGCTAAAAATGGAATTGCCGGATTGATTGTTGACAAGATCATGGACATCACCAATTTCCGTGGCGAATTCCAGATCAAGTCGGATGGTCCGCTGGCAGGCAGTGCGATTATCGAAGGCCAGGCCGCTGATATTATCAACCTGACCTATGAGCCGGAAACGAAAACGGCATCACCTGTCATTCAATCCATCAATCATAATGGCCATGATGCCGACGAATTCGGGATGTATCAGGGGGCTGCAGAATGA
- a CDS encoding protein phosphatase CheZ encodes MSGEAEIKGGADTLYRRDQVVTIVNSVIGKIQSPQGISFDVVNKELNSLKDAIETMRTELQAAQPNAIQKTHIPTATDELDAVVETTEKATGSIMDSCEAIMGEIQGSDPELVQKIEAHIVSIYEACTFQDITGQRIKKVVTALKTIDQKVSHMLQTLGERFAHLRDEDQGDAAKEKPSLLNGPALPNQGGVSQDDIDRLLAEFDS; translated from the coding sequence ATGAGTGGGGAAGCAGAGATCAAAGGGGGGGCTGATACCTTGTATCGCCGCGATCAGGTTGTCACCATCGTCAATTCGGTCATCGGGAAAATTCAAAGCCCGCAGGGCATTTCGTTCGATGTTGTAAACAAAGAACTGAACAGCCTGAAAGACGCGATCGAAACGATGCGCACAGAATTGCAGGCGGCCCAGCCGAACGCCATTCAGAAAACCCATATCCCAACGGCAACGGATGAACTGGACGCTGTTGTCGAAACCACGGAGAAGGCCACCGGATCCATCATGGATTCATGCGAGGCCATTATGGGTGAGATTCAGGGCAGCGACCCGGAGTTGGTGCAAAAGATTGAGGCCCATATTGTCAGCATTTATGAGGCCTGCACGTTCCAGGACATCACCGGGCAACGCATTAAAAAAGTCGTGACCGCCCTGAAAACCATCGACCAGAAAGTCAGCCATATGTTGCAGACGCTGGGCGAGCGTTTCGCGCATTTGCGTGATGAAGACCAGGGCGATGCGGCCAAGGAAAAACCCAGCCTTTTGAATGGCCCGGCCCTGCCTAACCAAGGCGGTGTCAGCCAGGATGATATTGACCGCCTTTTGGCAGAATTTGACAGCTGA
- a CDS encoding response regulator — MTVNPAQMQVLIVDDYKTMLRVIRNLLAQIGFKNVDEATDGTMALDMMKHKNYDLVISDWNMEPMTGLELLKTVRANGNDKLPFIMVTAESKIENVVAARQAGVNNYIVKPFSAEILKSKIAAVLGSF, encoded by the coding sequence ATGACTGTTAATCCGGCGCAAATGCAAGTTTTGATCGTTGATGATTATAAAACGATGTTGCGTGTGATCCGTAACCTCTTGGCCCAGATTGGTTTCAAAAATGTTGATGAAGCCACCGACGGGACCATGGCGTTGGATATGATGAAGCATAAGAATTATGATCTGGTCATCTCCGACTGGAACATGGAGCCGATGACGGGGTTGGAGCTTCTTAAAACCGTGCGGGCCAATGGCAACGATAAACTGCCCTTCATCATGGTGACAGCGGAAAGCAAAATTGAAAACGTGGTTGCCGCGCGCCAGGCCGGGGTAAACAACTATATCGTCAAGCCGTTCAGTGCGGAAATTTTGAAAAGCAAAATCGCCGCCGTTCTGGGGAGCTTCTGA
- a CDS encoding methyl-accepting chemotaxis protein encodes MKFFNDRKIKTKILALVACLLIFMMALGAVSYSGLSSLDENTNQMMDQTTRVRSVNRVSIELAGLMYSEMSIPMMDDVETVRSAEVKLKEFNEVYDERMVVLRENATADQIKMLDDLEKRVDLFRSQIAVTLAEANSIYAKNEKEDDTDLKSSIVKNEQNAMSIEESLEALAVDYRSGIERENNEATESAKSGKMVIISMSTAATLFGMLFGYLLSSQGIAKPLARSVDVLKKLANNELDVEVKGADRKDEVGDVARAAEFFKESLIKQRDMVDAEKREQVLKEQRQKRVQELIQSFDINATQTVSTVASASTQLSQTAESMSKIADETNRQSVEVASASEQASHNVQSVASAAEEMAATVQEISRQIAISNNMVQDAMTKAEAADASSRELVDMSSAVGAIATLIEDIAGQINLLALNATIESARSGEAGKGFAVVANEVKNLATQTAKATEQIRQQLDGVQKTAVNVADVLLSVREAIGKVDETSATIAAAVEEQAAATQEIVSNMNTATQGVEQINGGIFSIKGGTDSTTAATREVLDAARMLSVQAEKMDGEVKSFLRDIQAA; translated from the coding sequence ATGAAATTCTTCAATGACCGAAAAATCAAAACTAAAATTTTGGCACTGGTTGCGTGTTTGTTGATTTTCATGATGGCCTTGGGGGCTGTTTCCTATTCCGGGCTATCCAGTTTGGATGAAAATACAAATCAGATGATGGATCAAACGACACGCGTTCGTTCCGTGAACCGTGTTTCGATTGAGTTGGCTGGTTTGATGTATTCGGAAATGTCCATTCCGATGATGGATGATGTTGAAACCGTCCGATCCGCAGAAGTGAAGTTGAAAGAATTTAATGAAGTGTACGATGAACGAATGGTTGTTCTTCGTGAAAATGCAACAGCAGATCAAATAAAGATGCTGGATGATTTGGAAAAGAGGGTTGATCTGTTCCGTTCGCAAATTGCTGTGACGTTGGCCGAGGCTAATTCAATTTATGCAAAAAATGAAAAGGAAGATGATACGGACCTGAAAAGTTCGATCGTGAAGAATGAACAAAACGCTATGAGTATTGAAGAATCGCTTGAGGCGTTGGCCGTTGATTACCGCAGCGGTATCGAGCGAGAGAATAATGAGGCAACAGAGTCGGCTAAATCCGGGAAAATGGTGATTATTTCCATGTCAACGGCGGCAACGTTGTTTGGCATGTTGTTCGGCTATCTTTTGTCTTCGCAAGGAATTGCTAAGCCGTTGGCGCGATCTGTCGATGTTCTGAAAAAATTGGCCAACAACGAATTGGATGTTGAGGTGAAGGGGGCAGATCGCAAGGATGAAGTTGGCGATGTGGCCCGTGCGGCGGAATTCTTTAAAGAGTCTTTGATCAAGCAACGCGATATGGTTGATGCCGAAAAACGCGAGCAGGTATTGAAAGAACAGCGTCAAAAACGCGTTCAAGAACTGATCCAATCTTTCGATATCAATGCGACGCAAACGGTGTCGACGGTGGCATCTGCATCAACGCAGTTGTCACAGACGGCGGAAAGCATGTCGAAAATTGCCGATGAAACCAACCGCCAGTCGGTCGAGGTGGCGTCTGCATCGGAACAAGCTTCGCACAACGTGCAATCTGTGGCCAGCGCGGCCGAGGAAATGGCCGCAACGGTCCAGGAAATTTCCCGTCAGATCGCAATCTCCAACAACATGGTGCAGGACGCCATGACCAAGGCCGAAGCCGCCGATGCGTCTTCGCGCGAATTGGTGGATATGTCCAGCGCCGTGGGTGCAATTGCAACGTTGATTGAGGATATTGCCGGTCAAATTAACCTGCTGGCCCTGAACGCAACCATTGAATCCGCCCGTTCGGGTGAAGCCGGTAAAGGCTTCGCCGTTGTGGCGAACGAGGTGAAAAACCTGGCCACGCAAACCGCAAAGGCAACCGAACAGATCCGTCAGCAATTGGACGGCGTTCAGAAAACCGCTGTGAATGTGGCCGACGTTCTGCTCAGCGTACGCGAAGCGATTGGCAAGGTCGATGAAACGTCCGCCACGATTGCCGCGGCGGTTGAGGAACAAGCGGCCGCAACCCAGGAAATTGTGTCCAACATGAATACAGCGACACAAGGGGTTGAACAAATTAACGGCGGAATCTTCTCCATCAAAGGCGGAACGGATTCGACCACAGCGGCAACGCGCGAAGTCTTGGATGCGGCCCGGATGCTGTCGGTTCAAGCCGAAAAAATGGACGGGGAAGTTAAATCCTTCCTGCGTGATATTCAGGCAGCGTGA
- a CDS encoding response regulator transcription factor has protein sequence MKTPTHTILIVDDDPLVQQILKEPLQYQNYNVLVAGDIAEMEKILHTCRPSLILLDHMLPGGNGIDALPHIRDLTDARIIMISSRDDLASKIKALESGADDYLCKPFQIHELFARIKVQLRHHSELFQRAAAATSHNSDRIQFGDWVLDRSQFQLFDRDSKSAGLTIKEFHLLEALVSAPNRVLTREQILDKVHNGNFNVTDRAIDTQIARIRKKLGDHRPESRMIQSVRVLGYKFSSDGIYANEGRKMSAAV, from the coding sequence ATGAAGACACCGACACACACTATTCTTATTGTCGATGATGACCCGTTGGTCCAACAAATACTTAAAGAACCCCTCCAATATCAAAATTATAATGTCCTGGTCGCCGGTGACATTGCCGAGATGGAGAAAATTCTGCACACGTGCCGACCCAGCCTGATTTTGCTGGATCACATGTTGCCCGGAGGGAATGGGATTGATGCCCTGCCCCATATCCGTGATTTGACCGACGCCCGCATCATCATGATCAGCAGCCGCGACGATCTGGCCTCGAAAATCAAGGCGCTGGAATCCGGTGCGGATGATTATTTGTGCAAACCGTTCCAGATTCATGAACTGTTTGCCCGGATCAAGGTGCAATTACGTCATCATAGCGAATTGTTCCAACGCGCGGCCGCCGCCACATCGCACAACAGCGACCGTATCCAGTTTGGTGACTGGGTCCTCGACCGAAGCCAGTTCCAGCTGTTTGACCGCGACAGCAAATCCGCAGGATTGACGATCAAGGAATTCCATTTGCTGGAAGCCTTGGTCTCCGCGCCGAACCGGGTTTTGACGCGGGAGCAGATTTTGGACAAGGTGCATAATGGTAATTTCAACGTAACCGACCGCGCGATTGATACACAAATTGCACGCATCCGTAAAAAACTGGGCGACCACCGCCCCGAATCGCGGATGATCCAATCTGTGCGTGTCCTGGGCTACAAATTCTCCTCCGATGGCATTTACGCCAACGAGGGCAGAAAGATGAGCGCCGCGGTTTAG
- a CDS encoding translocation/assembly module TamB domain-containing protein, with translation MHVKTILKKTGHAVLEVMSFLLLFVMLVHVLIAVGFVWLGTPGGQTMLRKQINQALDGTGYVVDYHALYYSAITGLNVTGLRVDDANGVIADADRMTIRIGLLPLAARHAAASFDAGSVTVHRLPAGSGDEEGEKATGFTIPDLYFRSLSLDHLRIKRLDLREGVVGPAMVLAPDLTIKVDLSSGLAVDLRAAIAQMDDTVIAWMPEAVRVKGIVDTQNLRADLETLRVESVSYTVEGAGRADLHDGGDVDFTLAVKSSDLRPLTGEGGHADMQVHLRGVSDDPTLDVSGALVMDRLVENGLPRLDLTVTSRNIVSAPAGMVKMAGRYHDVDLQAALDFSYDASQLHISSLTLNGPDLKAGGNGIINVSTGLISGDIHADVGALATYAPLIGVDVAGQVKLNASFAPTAAATQAVTLDADINSARYDTYNIDRLRVKAALADLQKRWPQTMDVVLNGARISETIAIQSMTAKIAQDDAGHYRLNIDGSGTVPQALQVSGGANLSALDQPIPSARDIDMTVTMGTSSVRLTGDVVDRVTALKAAANDFKMADVPASLPVTLAETTLTGVVDITGPLDQPVVSMTAQSGDIVVATDVPAIRLSAKGGYQSGAGRLDVSGTGPAIQTLSAQVSVPLVVSLYPFAFTLSDQAPLNGALNADLDSTALAGLVLPPGHRLAGVLRVDGTITGTLAAPDARGTVTFQKGMYDYDQYDIALRDIDIAADLDRTKVKLRTFSANDGNGGTVAGDGVFDFVNMAATAMTLKLDQVRLVKSNLADGTADADLALKGRSDGYDVTGTVTLNDFNVAIPEKFQTQIPELNIVTPESSVAQDPLLTKITLDVKLRAPHRIFVRGWGLDAEFGGDLNVTGTAAAPLVNGTFESIRGRYEEFGKRFELARANLRFQGAIPPSPYLDVEATHDTGDVKASVLLSGRVSEPKINFVSVPALPEDEVMSRILFGKDMSRISAFQAVQLTQTLQRFSGKGGGFDPVGMVREMTGLDDISVESDDDGATTVGVGKYLTDRVYLRVENDTGGTGSAASIEVEVTPSISVESSVGQDAQAGGGIFWTRDY, from the coding sequence ATGCATGTAAAAACCATTTTGAAAAAAACGGGCCATGCGGTGCTGGAGGTTATGTCCTTCCTGCTGTTGTTTGTCATGCTGGTTCATGTCCTGATTGCGGTTGGTTTTGTCTGGCTGGGCACGCCGGGCGGACAAACAATGCTGCGCAAGCAGATCAATCAGGCGTTGGATGGAACAGGGTATGTTGTTGACTATCACGCATTGTATTATAGCGCGATCACCGGATTGAACGTGACGGGGTTGCGGGTTGATGACGCGAACGGTGTGATTGCGGACGCGGACCGGATGACGATACGGATAGGTCTTTTGCCCCTGGCCGCGCGCCATGCGGCGGCCAGTTTTGATGCCGGGTCTGTGACAGTGCATCGCTTGCCCGCCGGGTCAGGGGATGAAGAGGGTGAAAAAGCAACGGGGTTCACGATCCCGGATTTGTATTTCCGCAGCCTGTCGCTGGATCATCTGCGGATCAAGCGGCTGGATCTGCGTGAAGGCGTTGTCGGGCCGGCTATGGTTTTGGCACCGGATCTGACGATCAAGGTGGACCTGTCGTCCGGTCTGGCCGTTGATCTCAGGGCGGCAATTGCGCAGATGGATGACACGGTGATTGCGTGGATGCCCGAAGCCGTGCGCGTCAAAGGGATCGTTGATACACAAAATCTGCGGGCCGATCTTGAAACGCTTCGGGTGGAGTCGGTGTCCTATACCGTTGAGGGGGCGGGACGTGCCGATTTACATGATGGTGGCGATGTTGATTTCACCCTAGCGGTAAAAAGTTCCGATCTGCGGCCCCTGACGGGCGAGGGAGGGCACGCAGACATGCAAGTTCATCTGCGTGGTGTATCCGATGACCCGACACTTGATGTCTCTGGGGCGTTGGTGATGGATCGTTTGGTTGAAAATGGGTTGCCGCGTCTGGATTTGACGGTCACATCACGCAATATTGTATCCGCGCCCGCTGGTATGGTGAAGATGGCAGGGCGTTATCACGACGTGGACCTACAGGCGGCATTGGATTTTTCTTATGATGCGTCGCAATTGCATATTTCCAGTTTGACGTTGAATGGGCCGGATTTAAAGGCCGGCGGCAATGGCATAATCAATGTATCGACAGGGCTGATCAGCGGGGATATTCACGCCGATGTGGGGGCGCTTGCGACTTACGCGCCATTGATTGGGGTTGATGTTGCGGGGCAGGTAAAACTGAACGCCAGCTTTGCGCCAACGGCCGCCGCGACGCAGGCTGTGACGCTGGATGCGGATATCAACAGTGCGCGCTATGACACATACAACATTGATCGCCTGCGTGTGAAAGCGGCGCTGGCGGATCTGCAGAAGCGTTGGCCGCAGACCATGGATGTGGTTTTGAATGGTGCCAGAATATCCGAAACGATTGCCATTCAATCCATGACCGCCAAAATCGCGCAGGATGATGCAGGGCATTATCGGCTGAATATCGATGGTTCCGGCACCGTGCCGCAGGCTTTGCAGGTGAGCGGTGGGGCGAACCTGTCCGCACTGGATCAACCGATCCCGTCGGCGCGGGATATTGATATGACCGTCACCATGGGAACGTCGTCTGTGCGATTGACCGGGGATGTTGTTGACCGGGTCACGGCCCTTAAGGCGGCGGCAAATGATTTTAAAATGGCGGATGTCCCGGCTTCACTGCCGGTGACGCTGGCGGAAACGACACTGACGGGGGTGGTTGATATTACGGGGCCGCTGGATCAACCGGTGGTGAGCATGACGGCGCAATCCGGTGATATTGTGGTTGCAACGGATGTGCCGGCGATCAGGCTGAGCGCCAAAGGAGGGTATCAGTCTGGTGCGGGGCGTCTGGATGTCAGCGGTACTGGCCCGGCGATACAAACCCTGTCGGCGCAGGTGTCTGTTCCGTTGGTGGTCTCGCTCTATCCGTTCGCTTTCACCCTCTCGGATCAGGCTCCGTTAAACGGAGCGCTGAACGCTGATCTGGATAGTACCGCTCTGGCCGGGCTGGTTTTACCGCCGGGGCATCGGCTGGCGGGGGTTTTGCGCGTTGATGGGACGATTACGGGTACGTTGGCCGCCCCGGATGCGCGTGGAACGGTCACGTTCCAGAAGGGTATGTATGATTACGATCAATATGATATTGCCCTGCGCGACATTGATATCGCGGCTGATCTGGATCGAACCAAGGTCAAATTACGAACATTTTCTGCCAATGATGGCAACGGCGGAACCGTTGCCGGCGATGGGGTTTTTGACTTTGTGAATATGGCGGCTACGGCGATGACCCTCAAATTGGATCAGGTGCGTTTGGTGAAGAGCAATCTGGCCGATGGCACGGCGGATGCCGATTTGGCGCTGAAAGGACGTTCGGACGGTTATGATGTTACGGGTACGGTCACGCTGAATGATTTTAACGTCGCGATCCCGGAGAAATTTCAGACCCAGATTCCGGAATTGAATATTGTTACACCAGAGAGCAGCGTGGCGCAGGACCCGCTGCTGACAAAAATTACTCTGGATGTCAAATTGCGCGCGCCGCATCGTATTTTTGTGCGGGGCTGGGGGCTGGATGCCGAATTCGGGGGTGATCTGAACGTTACGGGTACGGCGGCGGCACCCTTGGTGAACGGAACATTTGAATCTATTCGTGGCCGGTACGAAGAATTTGGCAAGCGATTTGAACTGGCGCGTGCCAATTTACGGTTCCAGGGAGCTATACCGCCATCCCCTTATCTGGATGTTGAGGCCACGCATGATACCGGGGATGTGAAGGCATCGGTTCTGCTGAGCGGGCGGGTGAGCGAGCCGAAAATCAATTTCGTATCTGTGCCAGCCTTGCCCGAGGATGAGGTGATGTCGCGTATTTTGTTCGGTAAAGATATGAGCCGGATCAGTGCGTTTCAGGCGGTGCAATTGACACAAACATTGCAGCGTTTTTCCGGCAAAGGCGGCGGGTTTGATCCGGTGGGGATGGTGCGCGAGATGACGGGCCTGGATGATATCAGTGTTGAAAGTGATGATGATGGCGCGACCACCGTGGGTGTTGGAAAATATTTGACCGACCGTGTCTATCTGCGTGTTGAAAACGATACTGGCGGCACAGGAAGCGCCGCCAGTATCGAAGTCGAAGTCACGCCAAGCATATCGGTCGAAAGTTCCGTGGGTCAGGATGCACAGGCCGGTGGCGGCATCTTCTGGACCCGCGATTACTAA
- a CDS encoding autotransporter assembly complex protein TamA — protein MRIWPGPSPLVLLMPLCLVLSGCWGGGDVRTAYSLSGVDGVSDAALAPYLQKIVDDRLSGDFELGDDVADNQRREAYREQMILVDLQKAMRAKGYYDATIQYADDSARPFTGTYNIAAGPLYTIATLTTNPPHFSTVMGDDALKPGTPLDAASVLVLQEIVKDRIAKDKCYFTLDVKNEVVLNPDTYTADVTYRVDVGPEAKLGRVTFSGQDSVKTSYLDKLVPWKEGDCYREARIERLKNALMETGLFSRAEAVLPAAPDENGMVAVDVRLSERAHRTVKAGLSYYTDEGLGATFGWEHRNYFGAAEKLTTTLSLSTLKQSLSADVLKPFFLRKDQSLSLNTEVRRQDTDAYEELGIDVGASINRTFNKRLSGSTGVKLGLTQITEDNDRKDGDDLYGLVSLPNSLTFDNRNDALDPTRGWRIAGTVTPFFDVLGVSDPFLKLEFGASTYWAMDEKKWSVLALRTNIGSIVGSGTFDIPPTERFFAGGGGSVRGYGYQEVGPKDSNDDPVGGRSMVTGSIEMRQRFTTNLGAVAFVDAGTVANEAWPKMNDVAVGAGVGARYYSGFGPIRFDIAVPLTQKDDLESNFQIYISIGQAF, from the coding sequence ATGCGTATCTGGCCCGGGCCGTCACCGCTGGTTTTGCTGATGCCGTTGTGTCTGGTTCTGTCCGGATGCTGGGGCGGCGGGGATGTGCGGACGGCGTACAGCCTGTCCGGGGTGGACGGGGTGTCTGATGCGGCGCTGGCCCCGTACTTGCAAAAAATCGTTGATGATCGCCTGAGTGGTGATTTTGAGCTGGGCGATGATGTCGCAGACAATCAGCGCCGTGAAGCCTATCGCGAACAAATGATCCTGGTCGATCTACAAAAAGCCATGCGGGCAAAAGGATATTATGACGCGACGATCCAATATGCCGACGATTCCGCACGTCCTTTTACCGGAACATATAATATTGCCGCGGGTCCGCTCTATACCATCGCGACGTTAACAACCAACCCGCCGCATTTTTCTACGGTCATGGGGGATGATGCGCTGAAACCCGGCACACCGTTGGATGCCGCCTCTGTTCTGGTTTTGCAGGAGATCGTCAAAGATCGCATCGCCAAGGATAAATGCTATTTCACCCTGGATGTGAAAAACGAAGTTGTATTGAACCCCGATACGTATACGGCCGATGTTACGTATCGTGTTGATGTCGGGCCCGAAGCCAAGCTGGGCCGTGTGACGTTCAGCGGGCAAGACAGCGTTAAAACCTCTTATCTCGACAAGCTGGTGCCGTGGAAGGAGGGCGATTGTTACCGGGAGGCGCGTATCGAGCGCCTGAAAAATGCGCTGATGGAAACCGGGTTGTTTTCACGGGCTGAAGCGGTTCTGCCCGCTGCGCCGGATGAAAACGGAATGGTTGCGGTTGATGTCCGGCTGTCCGAACGGGCCCACCGCACGGTGAAGGCGGGTTTGAGTTATTATACGGACGAGGGTCTGGGCGCGACATTCGGATGGGAACATCGGAATTATTTTGGCGCTGCCGAAAAACTGACCACGACGCTCAGCCTGTCGACTTTGAAGCAAAGCCTGTCCGCGGATGTGTTGAAGCCGTTCTTCCTGCGCAAGGATCAGAGCCTGTCCCTGAATACTGAAGTGCGGCGGCAGGACACCGATGCGTATGAAGAGCTGGGTATCGATGTTGGTGCGTCCATCAATCGGACTTTTAACAAGCGTCTGAGCGGGTCAACGGGTGTCAAGCTGGGTCTGACACAGATTACAGAGGATAATGATCGCAAGGATGGCGATGATCTCTATGGTCTGGTGTCACTGCCGAACAGCTTGACCTTTGATAATCGAAATGACGCCCTGGACCCGACGCGGGGTTGGCGGATTGCCGGAACGGTTACGCCGTTTTTCGACGTGCTGGGGGTGAGTGATCCGTTCCTGAAACTGGAATTTGGGGCCAGTACATATTGGGCGATGGACGAAAAGAAATGGTCCGTTCTGGCCCTGCGCACCAATATCGGCAGTATTGTAGGCAGTGGAACCTTTGACATCCCCCCCACAGAACGTTTTTTTGCCGGCGGCGGTGGATCTGTGCGCGGTTATGGGTATCAGGAGGTTGGCCCGAAAGATTCCAACGATGACCCCGTCGGTGGCCGATCAATGGTGACGGGCAGCATCGAAATGCGCCAGCGCTTTACGACGAATTTGGGCGCGGTGGCCTTTGTGGATGCGGGCACTGTGGCAAATGAAGCGTGGCCCAAGATGAATGATGTGGCCGTTGGTGCGGGGGTTGGTGCCCGTTATTACAGCGGATTTGGCCCCATTCGGTTTGATATTGCCGTACCGCTGACGCAGAAAGACGATCTGGAATCGAATTTTCAAATTTATATCAGTATCGGGCAGGCGTTTTAA